A part of Candidatus Stoquefichus sp. SB1 genomic DNA contains:
- a CDS encoding Na/Pi cotransporter family protein, whose amino-acid sequence MKTEDILGLFGGLALFLYGMNMMSEGLEELAGGQLETILEKLTNHKIKAIMIGMLLTCVMQSSSAMTVMLIGFVNAKLMSLKRAIWVVMGANIGTTITGQMIALKLGTIAPVLAIVGVVMIVFFTQQTIQRYGEIITGIGMLFMGLNIMAQSMIPLQTSVTFLHFMMALSNPLLAVFAGTILTAIIQSSSASIGILQTLAMQGLVPFSQAVYFLMGFDIGTCMTAFLASLSGNRNAKRLALFHLLFNVMGTSFFMTICLVTPIISFVASWTPCEPMRQIANMHTLFNVVTVVIFIGIDRLILKLIYKLCPDKPIKKY is encoded by the coding sequence ATGAAAACAGAAGATATTCTTGGCTTATTTGGTGGTCTGGCATTGTTTTTATATGGAATGAATATGATGTCAGAAGGATTAGAAGAATTGGCTGGTGGTCAATTGGAAACGATTTTAGAAAAATTAACAAATCATAAGATAAAAGCTATTATGATAGGCATGTTATTAACTTGTGTTATGCAAAGTTCATCGGCTATGACAGTGATGCTGATTGGCTTTGTCAATGCGAAACTCATGAGCCTTAAAAGAGCTATTTGGGTTGTCATGGGAGCAAATATTGGCACAACTATAACTGGTCAGATGATAGCTTTAAAATTAGGAACTATCGCACCTGTTCTTGCTATTGTTGGGGTTGTGATGATTGTTTTTTTTACACAGCAAACAATACAGCGTTATGGTGAAATTATAACTGGAATTGGAATGTTATTTATGGGATTGAATATTATGGCGCAATCAATGATCCCTTTGCAAACATCAGTTACTTTTTTACATTTTATGATGGCTTTATCAAATCCTCTGTTGGCAGTGTTTGCTGGAACGATTTTAACTGCTATTATTCAAAGTTCATCAGCTTCTATTGGTATATTACAAACCCTTGCTATGCAAGGTCTTGTCCCTTTTTCACAGGCAGTCTATTTTTTAATGGGATTTGATATTGGAACCTGTATGACTGCTTTTTTAGCTTCTTTATCAGGAAATCGTAATGCCAAACGATTGGCATTGTTTCATCTATTATTTAATGTTATGGGAACATCTTTCTTTATGACTATTTGTCTTGTGACTCCAATCATTTCATTTGTTGCCAGTTGGACACCCTGTGAGCCAATGCGTCAAATTGCAAATATGCATACTTTGTTCAATGTTGTGACAGTTGTTATTTTTATAGGAATTGATCGTTTGATTTTAAAACTGATTTATAAATTATGTCCAGATAAACCTATCAAAAAATATTGA
- a CDS encoding AI-2E family transporter: MINYFSNERLSRKVVVVHIYLSLSLFFIIGCYFVAPYILNQCLRFYNQFCNGSMKLNPIFSTIIQFLEQYQVIDYLIEILNDWTQSLFYWVTNILLAMGISFYLSYDNLHLIEKIIIYLPFEKQGHCMQTLKRLKLITYQFIKSMLLDFVFFFIMCLIPFFFIDEKIAIWIAIFLSITNLIPYIGPYIGGIPVVIYEYFIHPQLGYAAFIAVVVLQYIESSYLQPYLFSKCIRLHPIPLFIALTFFGDLFGIVGMIFSPLLLSYSILILELLKNLNVFSKVKQIVYKE; encoded by the coding sequence ATGATTAATTATTTTAGTAATGAAAGATTAAGTAGAAAAGTTGTTGTTGTTCATATCTATTTATCATTATCTCTCTTTTTTATCATTGGATGTTATTTTGTTGCTCCTTATATTTTGAACCAATGTTTAAGATTTTATAATCAGTTTTGTAATGGATCAATGAAATTAAATCCTATTTTTTCTACCATTATTCAATTTTTAGAACAATATCAAGTGATTGATTATTTAATTGAAATACTAAATGATTGGACACAATCTCTATTCTATTGGGTAACAAATATTTTATTAGCTATGGGTATTTCTTTTTATCTGTCTTATGATAATTTACATCTCATTGAAAAGATCATTATTTATCTGCCTTTTGAAAAACAAGGACATTGTATGCAAACTTTAAAACGATTAAAATTAATTACCTATCAATTTATTAAATCAATGCTTTTAGATTTTGTTTTCTTCTTCATAATGTGTTTAATTCCTTTCTTTTTTATTGATGAAAAAATAGCTATCTGGATAGCAATATTTCTATCTATTACAAATTTAATTCCCTATATTGGTCCCTATATTGGGGGAATACCTGTAGTCATTTATGAATATTTTATTCATCCTCAACTAGGCTATGCTGCTTTTATTGCAGTTGTTGTATTACAATATATTGAATCATCGTATCTTCAGCCCTATTTGTTTTCTAAATGTATTCGATTGCATCCTATCCCACTATTTATTGCTTTAACTTTTTTTGGTGATCTTTTTGGCATCGTAGGGATGATTTTTTCACCATTATTACTATCATATAGTATTCTGATATTAGAATTGCTAAAAAATCTCAATGTTTTTTCAAAAGTCAAACAAATCGTTTATAAAGAATAA